Proteins encoded together in one Paracidovorax wautersii window:
- a CDS encoding arsenate reductase ArsC produces the protein MTTEKPLNVLFLCTHNSARSILAEALLNHLGGGRFKAFSAGSSPRENQQPNPLAIAALERVGVPTEGLRSKNWDEFGASDAPHMDLVITVCDNAAGEACPYWPGHPATAHWGYADPSEVKGFDEERVAAFRQTLFAIRQRLEVFINLPPSAIDKLTLQQSARDLSKS, from the coding sequence ATGACCACCGAGAAGCCTCTGAACGTCCTGTTCCTGTGCACGCACAACTCTGCCCGGAGCATCCTGGCAGAAGCTCTGTTGAACCACCTTGGCGGTGGGCGCTTCAAGGCGTTCTCCGCAGGAAGCAGCCCTCGCGAAAACCAGCAGCCGAACCCGCTGGCGATAGCGGCATTGGAGCGCGTGGGTGTCCCCACCGAAGGCTTGCGCAGCAAGAACTGGGATGAGTTCGGCGCATCGGACGCGCCTCACATGGACCTCGTCATCACGGTGTGTGACAACGCCGCAGGCGAAGCCTGTCCGTACTGGCCAGGTCATCCGGCCACGGCCCACTGGGGATATGCAGACCCCTCCGAGGTCAAAGGCTTCGATGAAGAACGGGTAGCCGCTTTCCGGCAGACCTTGTTTGCTATCCGTCAGCGCCTGGAGGTGTTTATCAATCTGCCGCCATCGGCTATCGACAAGCTGACCTTGCAGCAGTCCGCCCGCGACCTGTCCAAGAGCTGA
- a CDS encoding TniQ family protein, with protein sequence MGATFQTKDVSSAIVNADGEYGPRAQAALWPIRYKPLPDELLSSWLVRLAHGHGLKVQSFCNLLFGNRRQVWNRDIDRLAPPWLVDALAVHTGTPAEIARRTTLQVFEGTLYPHFHPSGTLLWIQNMQMYHRQREGVGQQFCPECLATDSTPYFRKTWRVSLKTFCLIHNCLLLDHCHACGAAVAFHRVDMNAEWVEDALLSRCHECGQELGSGPRIAPAIWDDEAFLAIRKIISALDVATDGHPTLLAPGTLAVLRHLCTMQLGHRRKQRLQAYLTEIFRAEDLQINSPKRVVIESLGSDLRHNIIVWAAWLLCAPGERIEQAIAARAVQFNHFLRDFDDPPQWYLDCVRQHAGAWRRYREMLH encoded by the coding sequence ATGGGTGCCACCTTCCAAACGAAAGATGTATCGTCGGCCATTGTGAATGCCGATGGCGAGTATGGGCCCCGAGCACAGGCTGCACTTTGGCCGATCAGGTACAAGCCTTTGCCCGATGAGTTGCTGTCCTCCTGGCTCGTACGGCTGGCACATGGCCATGGGTTGAAAGTTCAGTCTTTCTGCAACCTGCTCTTTGGTAATCGTCGGCAGGTGTGGAATCGGGACATTGACCGCTTGGCTCCGCCATGGCTTGTTGACGCGCTCGCCGTGCACACTGGCACGCCCGCTGAAATTGCGCGAAGAACCACCCTGCAAGTTTTCGAAGGCACGCTGTATCCTCACTTTCACCCTTCTGGGACATTGTTGTGGATTCAGAATATGCAGATGTACCACCGGCAGCGGGAGGGGGTAGGTCAGCAGTTCTGTCCCGAGTGCTTGGCGACGGATTCAACGCCGTACTTCCGGAAGACTTGGCGAGTCAGTCTCAAAACCTTCTGTCTAATCCACAACTGCCTTCTGCTCGATCACTGTCATGCTTGCGGAGCCGCTGTGGCATTTCATCGTGTGGATATGAACGCAGAGTGGGTTGAAGATGCTTTGCTGTCGCGGTGTCACGAGTGCGGGCAAGAGCTCGGCAGTGGTCCCCGGATTGCTCCGGCAATATGGGATGACGAGGCGTTTCTTGCCATACGGAAAATTATTTCTGCTCTGGATGTGGCCACTGATGGCCATCCGACTCTGCTTGCACCAGGTACGCTCGCCGTGCTTCGTCACTTATGCACCATGCAGCTTGGGCATCGCCGCAAACAGAGGCTGCAGGCTTATCTGACTGAGATCTTTCGCGCGGAAGATTTGCAAATCAACAGTCCGAAAAGAGTAGTCATTGAATCACTGGGTAGCGACTTACGGCATAACATCATTGTTTGGGCCGCTTGGTTGTTGTGCGCACCAGGTGAGCGAATTGAACAAGCTATTGCTGCGCGAGCTGTTCAGTTCAACCATTTCTTGAGAGATTTCGATGATCCACCGCAGTGGTACTTGGATTGCGTTAGGCAGCACGCTGGAGCATGGCGGAGGTACAGAGAAATGCTGCACTGA
- a CDS encoding error-prone DNA polymerase, translating into MSNFTFLRGASEAHELVQRAKQLGYSALAITDECSLAGIVRAHVAAKEAELPLLIGAHFVVQPESEAEGRSTLVVLAQDLEGYGNLCQFITKLRRASPKGEYHLATHGLKKGELSHCLALLCPDRASTDAQLEIMGRWTLRHFTGRAWIGVDLVRRLDDELWLYRMRELSALTALPLVAVGDVHMHVRSRKPLQDVLTAIRVGKPLTECGFELERSAERHLRSRLRLAQTFPADLLAETLNVAQRCQFTLDQLKYQYPDEVVPPGHTAASYLRQATYEGAGRRWPAGIPSKVQKQIEYELDLICELGYEPYFLTVYDIVVFARSRHILCQGRGSAANSVVCYCLGVTEVDPGRMSVLFERFISKERNEPPDIDIDFEHQRREEVIQYLYEKYGRDRAALAAAVASYHPRSAIRDVGKALGFDLETVDAIAKGQMWFDGKGVRIERFDELGMSADGLQVRQLLELTDELIGFPRHLSQHTGGFVLTRGPLTRMVPVENASMPDRTVIQWDKDDLDAAGLLKVDVLALGMLSAIRRGLEFVSLRRGYEFTMQDIPAEDPGTYDMICKADTIGVFQIESRAQMSMLPRLRPRCFYDLVIQVAIVRPGPIQGGMVHPFLKRRQGHEPVSYPSEALKEALSRTLGIPLFQEQVMQISILAAGFTPGEADGLRRAMAAWKRKGGLQRYYDKIVDGMTARGYERSFADAIFEQIKGFSSYGFPESHAASFALLVYASCWLKHHEPAAFLAAMLNSFPLGFYSPSQLVQDAIRHGVEVRPVDVMHSQVDCTLEELEHQPAVRLGLRMVAGLSADSAQRIEAARAAGPFTDAEDLARRARLELHEMKLLAAADALASLSGHRRQQVWEAAALHSLPELLQDAPVDEEVLELEAAREGEEVVWDYASVGLTLRSHPMKLLRSKLDRWKLKTSGELRRVPDGRVVRTAGIVTLRQQPDTANGTIFVSLEDEDGATQVIVWRDVKEKQRRVLLESRLMAVQGKWQRQGEVCNLIADKLADLSHLLGRLATESRDFK; encoded by the coding sequence ATGTCGAACTTCACCTTTTTGCGGGGTGCCAGCGAAGCGCACGAACTCGTGCAGCGAGCCAAGCAACTTGGATACAGCGCGTTGGCCATCACGGACGAGTGCAGCCTGGCAGGCATCGTGCGCGCCCATGTCGCAGCGAAGGAAGCGGAACTGCCGCTGCTGATCGGTGCGCACTTTGTCGTCCAGCCCGAGAGCGAAGCCGAAGGCCGGTCCACATTGGTTGTGCTGGCCCAGGACCTGGAGGGCTACGGCAACCTCTGCCAATTCATTACGAAACTTCGGCGCGCTTCACCCAAAGGCGAATACCACCTCGCCACCCACGGGCTGAAGAAAGGCGAACTGTCCCATTGCCTTGCACTGCTGTGCCCCGACCGCGCCAGCACGGATGCGCAGCTGGAGATCATGGGGCGCTGGACGTTGCGGCATTTCACGGGACGAGCCTGGATAGGCGTCGACCTCGTCCGTCGCCTCGATGATGAACTGTGGCTGTACCGCATGCGCGAACTCTCCGCGCTGACCGCCCTCCCGCTGGTTGCCGTGGGCGATGTGCACATGCATGTGCGGTCACGCAAACCTCTGCAGGATGTGCTGACAGCCATCCGCGTGGGCAAGCCGCTGACCGAGTGTGGCTTCGAACTGGAGCGCAGCGCTGAGCGCCATCTGCGCAGCCGCTTGCGCCTGGCGCAGACCTTCCCGGCAGACCTTCTGGCGGAAACCCTCAACGTCGCCCAACGCTGCCAGTTCACCCTCGACCAGCTGAAGTACCAGTACCCCGACGAAGTGGTTCCACCGGGCCACACAGCGGCCAGCTACCTGCGCCAGGCGACCTACGAGGGTGCAGGCCGGCGCTGGCCTGCAGGCATTCCTTCTAAGGTGCAAAAGCAGATCGAGTACGAGCTCGACCTCATTTGCGAGCTCGGATACGAGCCGTACTTCTTGACCGTCTACGACATCGTGGTCTTCGCCAGGTCGCGGCACATTCTCTGTCAGGGCCGAGGGTCCGCAGCCAACTCGGTGGTCTGCTATTGCCTTGGCGTGACAGAAGTCGACCCCGGGCGAATGTCGGTACTGTTTGAACGGTTCATCAGCAAGGAGCGTAACGAACCACCCGACATCGACATCGACTTTGAACATCAAAGGCGTGAGGAGGTGATCCAGTACCTCTACGAGAAATACGGCCGCGACCGCGCTGCCCTGGCTGCAGCCGTGGCCAGCTACCACCCCCGCTCCGCAATACGCGACGTTGGCAAGGCTCTGGGCTTCGATCTGGAAACCGTAGACGCTATCGCAAAAGGCCAGATGTGGTTCGACGGCAAAGGGGTGCGCATCGAACGCTTCGACGAATTGGGCATGTCAGCAGACGGCCTGCAAGTGCGGCAGCTGCTCGAGCTGACCGACGAGCTCATAGGCTTCCCACGGCATTTGTCGCAGCACACGGGCGGATTCGTGCTGACGCGTGGGCCACTCACTCGCATGGTTCCTGTCGAAAACGCTTCGATGCCAGACCGCACCGTCATCCAATGGGACAAGGACGACCTTGACGCTGCAGGCTTGCTCAAGGTGGATGTGCTGGCGCTCGGCATGCTGTCCGCCATCCGGCGGGGACTCGAGTTTGTGAGCCTGCGCCGCGGATACGAGTTCACGATGCAGGACATTCCGGCAGAGGATCCGGGGACCTACGACATGATCTGCAAGGCTGACACTATCGGCGTGTTCCAGATCGAGAGCCGGGCACAGATGTCGATGTTGCCGCGGCTGCGTCCGCGGTGCTTTTATGACTTGGTGATCCAGGTCGCCATCGTGCGGCCAGGCCCAATCCAAGGCGGCATGGTGCACCCGTTCCTTAAACGCCGACAGGGGCACGAACCCGTCAGCTACCCCAGCGAGGCCTTGAAGGAGGCGCTGAGCCGCACCCTCGGCATCCCGCTGTTCCAGGAGCAGGTGATGCAAATCTCCATCCTGGCTGCAGGCTTCACCCCCGGGGAAGCTGACGGACTCCGGCGAGCGATGGCGGCGTGGAAGCGCAAAGGCGGTCTGCAGCGCTACTACGACAAGATCGTGGATGGCATGACGGCGCGGGGATACGAGCGCAGCTTCGCTGATGCCATCTTCGAACAGATCAAGGGCTTCTCGAGCTACGGCTTCCCGGAGTCGCACGCGGCTAGCTTCGCCTTGCTGGTCTACGCGTCATGCTGGCTCAAGCACCATGAGCCGGCTGCCTTCCTGGCGGCGATGTTGAACAGCTTCCCTTTGGGTTTCTACAGCCCAAGCCAGCTTGTCCAGGATGCCATTCGGCATGGCGTCGAGGTACGTCCCGTGGATGTCATGCACAGCCAGGTGGACTGCACACTTGAAGAACTCGAGCACCAGCCGGCTGTCAGGCTGGGCCTGCGCATGGTGGCTGGCCTCAGTGCCGACAGCGCGCAGCGGATCGAGGCTGCAAGAGCAGCAGGTCCCTTCACCGACGCAGAAGACCTGGCGCGACGAGCGCGGTTGGAGCTCCACGAGATGAAGCTGCTGGCGGCCGCAGACGCCCTGGCCTCGCTGTCAGGCCATCGCAGACAACAGGTCTGGGAAGCTGCCGCGCTGCATTCCCTGCCTGAACTGCTGCAGGACGCTCCAGTGGACGAGGAGGTCCTCGAGCTTGAAGCGGCCCGAGAAGGCGAAGAGGTCGTATGGGACTACGCATCCGTGGGCCTCACGCTGCGCAGCCACCCCATGAAACTGCTGCGGTCCAAGCTTGACCGGTGGAAGCTCAAGACATCGGGAGAGCTCCGACGAGTTCCGGATGGTCGCGTCGTTCGCACCGCAGGAATCGTGACGCTGAGGCAGCAACCGGATACCGCCAACGGGACGATCTTCGTCAGCCTGGAAGACGAGGACGGCGCCACCCAGGTGATCGTATGGCGGGACGTCAAGGAGAAACAGCGCCGCGTGCTACTTGAGTCCCGCCTGATGGCCGTGCAGGGCAAATGGCAACGCCAGGGTGAGGTCTGCAACCTCATAGCGGACAAGCTGGCCGACCTCAGCCATCTGCTGGGCCGCCTTGCCACCGAAAGCAGGGATTTCAAATGA
- a CDS encoding arsenic transporter, producing the protein MLAAILIFVCTLVLVIWQPRGLGIGWSASFGAIVALALGVVHWADIAVVWGIVWNATATFVAVIIISLLLDEAGFFEWSALHVARWGGGSGKRLFAFIVLLGAAVSAVFANDGAALILTPIVMAMLVALGFSPASTLAFVMAAGFIADTASLPLVVSNLVNIVSADFFRIGFNEYASVMVPVNLAAVGASLGVLHLYFRKDLPQTYALERLKEPSSAIRDISTFRAGWAVLALLLVGFFWLEPLGVPVSAVAAVCAALLLAVAARGRTISTIQVLKGAPWQIVVFSLGMYLVVYGLRNAGLTSALARALDVFAEGGVWGAAMGTGFLTAGLSSVMNNMPTVLVGALSIDQSGATGLVKEAMVYANVIGCDLGPKITPIGSLATLLWLHVLSSKGTTIAWGYYFRVGVVLTVPVLAVTLAALALRLSVG; encoded by the coding sequence ATGCTTGCGGCCATCCTGATTTTTGTTTGCACCCTCGTCCTGGTCATCTGGCAACCGCGCGGGCTTGGCATCGGCTGGAGCGCATCCTTCGGCGCCATCGTGGCCCTCGCATTGGGCGTTGTGCACTGGGCTGACATCGCTGTCGTCTGGGGCATTGTGTGGAACGCGACGGCGACATTCGTGGCGGTCATCATCATCAGCCTTCTGCTTGATGAGGCTGGGTTTTTCGAGTGGTCTGCGCTGCACGTGGCCCGCTGGGGTGGCGGTAGCGGCAAGCGGCTCTTTGCCTTCATCGTGCTGCTGGGCGCAGCGGTTTCAGCGGTCTTCGCCAACGATGGAGCTGCACTCATCCTCACGCCTATCGTGATGGCCATGCTGGTGGCGCTGGGCTTTTCGCCGGCAAGCACACTGGCCTTCGTGATGGCGGCAGGTTTCATTGCCGACACCGCCAGTCTGCCGCTGGTGGTCTCCAATCTGGTCAATATCGTCTCGGCCGACTTCTTCCGTATTGGGTTCAACGAGTACGCATCGGTCATGGTCCCGGTGAATCTCGCTGCCGTGGGCGCCAGTCTCGGCGTGCTGCACCTGTACTTCCGCAAGGACTTGCCTCAGACGTATGCCTTGGAGCGCTTGAAGGAGCCAAGCTCCGCGATTCGGGACATCAGCACTTTCCGAGCAGGGTGGGCGGTACTGGCGCTGCTGCTGGTCGGGTTCTTTTGGCTGGAGCCGCTGGGTGTGCCGGTCAGTGCGGTGGCTGCGGTGTGCGCCGCGCTTCTGTTGGCAGTCGCCGCGCGAGGCCGGACCATCAGCACCATCCAGGTCCTGAAGGGCGCGCCGTGGCAAATCGTGGTGTTCTCGCTGGGGATGTACCTGGTGGTCTACGGTCTGCGCAACGCAGGGCTCACCAGTGCGCTGGCACGTGCGCTCGATGTCTTTGCTGAGGGTGGTGTGTGGGGCGCTGCGATGGGAACAGGTTTCCTGACAGCCGGTCTGTCCTCAGTGATGAACAACATGCCCACCGTCTTGGTCGGCGCACTGTCCATCGACCAGTCTGGCGCCACGGGCTTGGTTAAAGAGGCCATGGTCTACGCCAACGTGATTGGCTGCGACCTGGGACCCAAGATTACGCCTATAGGCAGCTTGGCGACTCTGCTCTGGCTTCACGTTCTGTCCAGCAAGGGAACGACGATTGCCTGGGGCTACTACTTCCGTGTCGGGGTCGTTCTGACGGTTCCGGTACTGGCCGTCACGCTGGCTGCGCTTGCGTTGCGCCTGAGCGTAGGCTGA
- a CDS encoding helix-turn-helix domain-containing protein: MDESQVVDSLAALAHPLRLRIFRALVVAGPEGLTPGVMAEALETANTTLSFHLKELTHSGLVTQERASRNLVYRAAFDRMNSLLGYMTQNCCAGAACEVTDVSCKSC; the protein is encoded by the coding sequence ATGGATGAATCACAAGTCGTCGACTCTCTCGCAGCACTCGCCCATCCGCTGCGCCTGCGCATCTTCCGCGCGCTCGTGGTCGCAGGCCCTGAAGGGCTGACGCCTGGCGTCATGGCCGAGGCACTGGAGACCGCCAACACCACGCTGTCGTTCCATCTCAAGGAACTGACGCATTCGGGTCTGGTGACACAAGAGCGTGCGAGCCGCAATCTGGTCTACCGCGCGGCCTTCGACCGCATGAACAGCCTTCTGGGCTACATGACGCAGAACTGCTGCGCTGGCGCCGCATGTGAAGTGACCGATGTGAGCTGCAAGTCCTGCTGA
- the arsH gene encoding arsenical resistance protein ArsH, whose product MTDTTDLPNIDPAQFQPLDPSLLAPTERASHPPRILLLYGSVRERSYSRLLAEEAARLLQAMGAETRLFDPRELPLPDGAPDDHPKVKELRELALWSEGMVWCSPERHGAMSGILKSQIDWIPLTAGAVRPTQGKTLALLQVCGGSQSFNAVNQMRVLGRWMRMVTIPNQSSVAKAFTEFDEAGRMKPSAYYERVVDVMEELVKFTWLTRGATPYLVDRYSERRESAEALSKRVNLRSI is encoded by the coding sequence ATGACCGATACCACTGACCTGCCCAACATCGACCCCGCCCAGTTTCAGCCGCTTGACCCGTCTCTACTTGCGCCGACAGAGCGAGCATCGCATCCCCCGCGCATCCTGCTGCTCTACGGCTCGGTCCGCGAGCGCTCGTACAGCCGGTTGTTGGCGGAGGAGGCGGCGCGGCTGTTGCAGGCCATGGGGGCAGAAACACGGCTCTTCGACCCTCGGGAGCTGCCGCTGCCGGATGGAGCGCCGGACGACCACCCGAAGGTGAAGGAACTGCGCGAACTGGCGCTTTGGAGCGAGGGCATGGTGTGGTGCTCCCCGGAGCGCCACGGGGCGATGTCTGGCATCTTGAAGTCCCAGATTGACTGGATTCCGCTGACGGCTGGTGCCGTACGGCCGACGCAGGGCAAGACGCTGGCGCTGCTTCAGGTCTGCGGTGGGTCGCAGTCCTTCAATGCCGTGAACCAGATGCGTGTGCTGGGGCGCTGGATGCGCATGGTGACCATCCCGAACCAGTCCTCCGTGGCGAAGGCATTCACTGAGTTTGACGAAGCGGGCCGGATGAAGCCCTCCGCGTACTACGAGCGCGTGGTCGATGTGATGGAGGAGTTGGTGAAGTTCACCTGGCTGACGCGGGGTGCGACGCCGTACTTGGTGGACCGCTACAGCGAACGGCGGGAGTCCGCCGAGGCGCTATCGAAAAGGGTGAACTTGCGCAGCATCTGA